Below is a genomic region from Pseudazoarcus pumilus.
CCGAAGTCGAGGCCGAAACCAAGCCCTGAGCTTCAGTCGGCCGGCGGCGTCATGCCGCGCGGCAACAGTGCCCACATTCGGCCGGACTGTTTCATGCGGCCGGCCTGCTCGCCAGCATCCGCGCCCGTGCCCCAGTAGAAGTCCGCACGTACGACGCCGCGAATCGCGCTGCCCGTGTCCTGTGCGAGCACCAGTCGGCGCAGCGGCTTGTCGGACAGCGGATACGTGGCCGACAGGAACACCGGTACGCCTTGCGGGATGTGGCGTGGGTCGACGGCGATGCTGCGTTCGGGGGTCAGTGGCACGCCCAGCGCGCCGATCGGCCCGTCGCCGGTCGCCGGCAGTTCGCGGAAAAAGACGTAGCTGGGGTTGGCTTCGAGCATCTCGACGAGTCGCTCCGGATTGCGCCGTGCCCATTCGCGGATGCCTTGCATGGACACCTGGTCGAGCGTCATTTCGCCCTGATCGATCAGCCAGCGGCCGATCGAAGCGTACGGGTGACCGTTCTGGTCGGCGTAGCCGACGCGCGCGCGGCTGCCGTCGGGCAGTTCGATCTGGCCGGAACCCTGCACGTGCAGGAAGAACAGGTCCACCGCGTTCTCCGCCCAGAACAGCACCGGTGCGGAGAAGTCCTCGCCCATGCGCGTGATTTCGCCGCGCGTCCAGTAGGGCACCACGCGGTTGCCCTCGAGGCGGCCGCGCAGCCGCATCTGGCGCAGGTCGGGGTGGGTCTCGGTCAGATCGACCACCAGCATGTCGTCCGGCGGCGCGTGTACCGGCCAGCGATGGGACGTGGAAGCTTCGCGGCTGCCCGCGATGATCGGCTCGTAGTAACCGGTCACCATGCCTTCCCGGGTGCCGTCCGGATTCACCGCCCGCCAGGGCACGAACCAGGTCTCGAAGTAGATGCGCGCATTCTCGTCGGACGGGTTCTTGCCCAGCGCTTCGGCGGCGCGGCAGGCGGCGCTCCAGTGGGGCCGTGCTGCGAGTGCAGCACAGCTTTGCAGCAGGGCTGGCCAGGCCTGACCATGACGGTCGCGCAACCAGCCGTCCAGTTCCGACCAGGCGGCCGGCTGCAGTGGTTCGGCAGGCGGCGGGGCGGGCGGTGCCGCGTCCGGGCAGATCGGACAGACCGGGCACACCGGAGGGGGCGGGCACTCGCCGTCCCGGGCGGTGGCGGGCAGGGCGAGCAGCGCGAGCGCAAGCAGGCCGGTGTGCAGGGCGACAGGGTTCATGGCGGCTTCGGTTAAACTCACGGAACACAGTATACGGGCCGACCTGCCCGCGGGAGCGAACATGTGGGTGATCTTTTTCGAGGTGGCCATCGCCTTGATGTTGCTGCTGCTCATCGTATGGGCGACGCTGCCCAAGCGCCGCAGGAAGAAGGAACAGGAAGAAGAACGCAATGAATGAACTCGCAAGTTTTCTGGCCCGTGCCGAGCGTGTGCTCGAGCGCGTCGAACGTCTCCTTCCTGCCGATGCGCAGGCGCCCGACTGGAAGGCGGCCAAGGCGTTTCGTTGGCGCCGGCGCGACGGTCGGGGCTGGCTGCAGCCGGTCTCGCAGCCGCACACCATCCGCCTCAAGGACTTGTGCGACATCGACGAGCAGAAGGAACTGGTGGAGCGCAACACGCGCCAGTTCGTCGAGGGACGTTTCGCCAACAACGTGTTGCTCACCGGTGCGCGCGGCACCGGCAAGTCGTCTCTCGTCAAGGGCGTGCTCAACGCCTACGCGAAGAAGGGCTTGCGGCTGATCGAGGTGGACAAGGACGACCTGGTCGATCTGCCCGACATCATCGAGTTGGTGCACGGGCGGCCCGAGCGCTTCATCGTGTTCTGCGACGACATGTCGTTCGAGGAGGCCGAGCCCGGCTACAAGGCGCTCAAGAGTGTGCTCGACGGCTCGATCGCGGCATTGCCCGACAACGTCCTGATCTACGCGACCTCGAACCGGCGCCATCTGATGCCGGAGTATCACGACGAGAACCTGCAGGCGCGTCATGTCGGCGGCGAGATCCATCCGGGCGAGGCGGTCGAGGAGAAGGTCTCGCTGTCCGAGCGCTTCGGCCTGTGGATCTCGTTCTATCCGTTCAGCCAGGCCGAGTACCTGACCATCGTCGGCCATTGGCTCAAGGCCTTCGGCATGGATCGCAAGGCGATCGAGGCGGCGCGCCCCGAGGCCCTGCAGTGGGCGCTGCAGCGCGGCTCGCGCTCGGGTCGCGTGGCCTGGCAGTTCGCACGCGATCACGCCGGCCGTGCCGGCCTGGTGTAGCCCATGGTCAAGCGTGTCGAAGTCGCCGCCGGGGTGATCCTGCGCGGCGACGGGGCCTTCCTGCTCGGACGGCGCGCGCCGGGCACCTTCTATCCCGGCTACTGGGAGTTTCCCGGCGGCAAGGTCGAGGCCGGCGAGGCCCCGGCCGACGCCTTGCGGCGCGAGCTCGAGGAGGAGCTGGGCATCCGCGCGATCGAACTGCGCCCGTGGATCGTGCGTCGTCATGACTACGAGCACGCGCGCGTGAGCCTGCATTTCTTCGAGGTCGCGCGCTGGGAAGGGGAGGTGCGCGACCACGTGCACGACGCGCTCGCGTGGCAGTTCGCCGGTGCCGCGGAGGTCGCACCCATGCTGCCGGCCAACGGCCCGGTGATGAAGGCCTTGCGCCTGCCGCGATTCATGGGCATCACCCACGCCGGCGAGATCGGTGTCGCGGCGCAACTGGAGGGCCTGGAGCGCGCACTGGGCGGGGGGCTGCGTCTGGTGCAGGTGCGCGAGTCCACCCTGGCCGTGGATGACCTGCGCGAGTTCGTCGCTGCCGTGATCGAGCGGGCCCGGCCGCACGGCGCATTGGTGGTGGTCAATGGCGAGGCCCGGGTCGCGCGCGCAGCGGCTGCCGACGGGGTGCATCTGAAAAGTGCCGAACTGGCGACAATGACGGCCCGGCCGGACTTCGAATGGGTTGGCGCGTCCTGCCACTCGCGTGAGGAGGTCGAGCACGCCGGCAGGCTGGGTCTGGACTACGCGCTGCTCGGTCCGGTGCAGGCCACGCTCACCCACCCCGGAGTGGAAGGCATCGGCTGGCAGCGCTTCGCTGAACTCGCGGCTGATCTGCCGATGCCGGTGTTTGGTTTGGGTGGCCTTTCCGCGGCCGACATGGATGAGGCGCGGGCCGCCGGCGCTCACGGCATCGCGACGATCCGCTCGGCCTGGCCGCGGTGAACGTTCAGTCTCGCGACGACGAATCGTCGCCGTCGGGCGGACTGTCGACCGGCACGCGGTAGGACTCCGAGGCCCAGGCGCCGAGGTCGAGCTGGCGGCAGCGCTGTGAGCAGAACGGGCGCCAGCGGCTCTCCGGCACCCATTTGACGGCAGTCCCGCATTGCGGGCATTTTACGGTGAGCGGCGTACGGTCGTTCATGTCAGAGACTGCAGAAGGTCAGTTCGAAGCGCAGGTCGCGCTCGGTCGCGCGTGCGCGACCATGCGTGTCCGGTGTCAGGAAGCGGATGTTCAGCGCGTACTTGTTGGCGCTGATTTCGGGCACGGCCGCCACGCCGGGTTCGACGACGACACGCACCATCTGGGCGGCACGCCCGCTCATCGTGTGCTGATAGCAGCCACCTTTGGAGACCAGCGGTTCGGCATGACCGCTGCCGCGCAACAAGCGCAGCACGATGCTCAGCCCTTCGTGGATCGGCAGCATCGGCGCCATCCAGGTGTCGAGGTCATGGCGGCGCGCGTTGGCATCGCGCTTGAGCCAGTAGTGATACGAGGGCAGGTCGAACTGGCAGACGCCGCCGGGAATCGCCGCGCGGCTGCGGATCGCCATCAGCCAGTCGTTCTCGCGCAGGTACTGGCCGATCTTGCCGGCCATCGCCTGCAGCGAGGAGGACGCCTGCTCGATCTCGTAGAGCGCGCCCGACAAGGCCTGTTCGGAAATCTCGGGGTTGTTGCGAAAGCCCATCAGGGTCTGGCGCTGGCGTTCGAGCTCCTGCATCAGGTCCACCTTGAGCTCGGCGCGACCGGCGACCTCGAGGATCTCGAACAGCGTGAGCAGGGCGACGTGGTGCTCCAGCGCACCGTCACTGCGGCTGAAGTGGAGCATCTTCGCGTACAGATCCTCCAGTCGCAGCAGACTGCGAATGCGCTCGTTGAGAGGATATTCGAAACTGATCACCGCGCCGTGCCCGGATCCGTTGGTGGTCTGCGTGTTTTCCACAAGCGGCTGATCATAGCACAGCGATTCGGGGCGCCCGGGCGGCCGATCAGACCGCGGCGAGGGCCAGGTAGTGCCGGTGCAGGGCGTCGACCTGGCGTTGCAGTGCGGGCAGGTCGCCAGAGTTGTCGAGCACGTCGTCAGCCGCCGCGAGGCGCTGCTCGCGTGACGCCTGGGCTGCGATGATGGCCCGCACCTCGTCCGGCGGGAGTCCGCTGCGCGCGCCGACGCGCTCGACCTGCAGCGCCTCGGGGCAGTCCACGACGCAGATCCGGTTGCAGCGCTCGCGCCAGTGGCCCGATTCGACCAGCAGCGGCACGGCGAGTACGACATAGGGCGCGCGCGCGGCCAGACAGCGGCGGCGCGCCTCGTCGCGGATCAGCGGATGCAGGATGGCTTCGAGCCGACGTCGCGCGGGTGCGTCGTCGAACACGCGCGCGCGCATCGCCGCACGATCGAGCGAGCCGTCCGGGCCGATCAGCGCTTCGCCGAACGCGGCGCGGATGGCGTCGATGGCCGCGCCCCCAGGGGCGGTCAGCGCGTGCGCGATCTCGTCGGTGTCGACGATCTCCGCGCCACGTTCGGCGAAGCGTTCGGCGGCGGCGCTCTTGCCGCTGCCGATGCCTCCGGTGAGGCCGACGATGAAGGGGCCGGGCGAGCTCACGGTTTGCATTCGCGCTTGCCGGCGTCGGGCAGCGCGCGTCCCAGACGTTCATCGATGACGGCGATGACATCGGCCGGCGCGCGCAGCTCTACGCGAAATCGCCCCAGGGTGCCGGAGACGATCTCGGCATCGTCGATGCCCAGCTTCTTCAGCGTGGACAGACGCTGCTGCGCGTGCGCCGCGCTGGAAAACAGGCCGAGCGAGATCGAGTTGCGTGTCGGTCCCTCGTCGCGCACCACGAACAGATCAGAGATGCCTTGGCCGCGCAGTTCGAGCGCGCGCGTATTGGCCGCCTCGACGCTGTCGAACGGCGGGATGCGCACGCGCCAGTTCTCGGGGCGCTGCAGCGTGCGGCGCACGTGGCGCACGTCGTCGGAAATCGTCTGCGCGAGCTTCTCGGCCTCGGTCGCAGCGGCCTCGCCGGACACCTCGTAGGCGACACATGCCGGCGGCGGTGGGGCCACCGCGGCCGGCTCGGCACGTTCGGCCGGCGCGTCGCCGGATGCGGTCGCTTCGCGCGCTGGAGGTTCCGCTGGGCGAGGGGTGGGCAATTCCGAATCGGTGGGTGCGGTGGCCGCAGGTTCGCTCGGCGGCACGACCGCTGCGGCCCGCGCCTGTGCCGTCATGTCGATGGTGGCGACTTCGGCGGCGGTGGGGGGCGTGCCGGGCCGGATGCGTTCGGGGTGAAGCTGGTTGGTCAGACGTTCCGGCTCGCCGCGAAAGGCGGGTGTGCCCAGCCAGCCCATGTAGCCGCCGGCGAACAGCAGCAGGTTGAGCAGCAGGAGGATGAAAAGCAGGGCACGCAGCGGCATGCGCGCACTTTAACCCAAGATGCGTTTGTCGTCGGCGCCACCGGCGGCTTCGTCGGCGGCGATACGCGCGAGCCCGCGCAGCACCAGGTCGTCGATGCGGCGCAGCGGCAGCGCGAGCAGGGGAGCGATGCGCTCCGCCGCGCCTCCGGCGAGCACGCACAGGGCGCCGGGCTGTTCGCCGATGTGCCGGAACATGCGTTCGATGGCACCGGCCTGCGCTTGCAGGCAGCCGGTCACGATCGCATCGCGCGTGTTGCGTGGGCAATCCACGGGGTCGCCCTCGGCCAGCGGGAGGCCGGCCGTGTCACGGGCGAGCGAGCGGCGCATCAGCGCCTCCCCGGGCAGGATCAGCCCGCCGAGGAACTCGCCTTCGGCGCTGAGTACGTCCACCGTGGTCGCGGTGCCTGCGCCCACCACCAGCAAGGGGCCGGGGCAGGCGGCGCGCGCGCCGATGAGCGCGGCCCAGCGGTCGGCGCCGAGCTGGGCCGGATCGTCGTAGCGGTTGATGACGCCGCAGCAACGCTCACGTGGCGTGAGCCAGCGAGGCGCGAGCGGCAGTGCCGCAGCGATGGCCTCGGCCACGTGTGCGCCGGCCACATTGGTGCCCAGCACGCCGACGGGCGCGTGCCCTGCGGTGACCTGGGCGAGGGTGGCGATGCGGTGATGTTCCAGTGCGCCGTGATCAAGCCACTCGCCGTGGCGCACGAGTGCCCACTTGACGCGGGTGTTGCCGGCGTCGATCAGCAGATGCGTCATGCCGCCGACCTCAGGGAAAGCTCGCCGCTGAGGATGCGCTCGATGCCCGATGCGGTCGCCAGACGCAGCGCGCCATCGGCATCGACGCCTTCGCAGCGTCCGCTGCGGCTGGCGCCTTCGCCGTCGATG
It encodes:
- the mltA gene encoding murein transglycosylase A codes for the protein MNPVALHTGLLALALLALPATARDGECPPPPVCPVCPICPDAAPPAPPPAEPLQPAAWSELDGWLRDRHGQAWPALLQSCAALAARPHWSAACRAAEALGKNPSDENARIYFETWFVPWRAVNPDGTREGMVTGYYEPIIAGSREASTSHRWPVHAPPDDMLVVDLTETHPDLRQMRLRGRLEGNRVVPYWTRGEITRMGEDFSAPVLFWAENAVDLFFLHVQGSGQIELPDGSRARVGYADQNGHPYASIGRWLIDQGEMTLDQVSMQGIREWARRNPERLVEMLEANPSYVFFRELPATGDGPIGALGVPLTPERSIAVDPRHIPQGVPVFLSATYPLSDKPLRRLVLAQDTGSAIRGVVRADFYWGTGADAGEQAGRMKQSGRMWALLPRGMTPPAD
- a CDS encoding ATP-binding protein, which encodes MNELASFLARAERVLERVERLLPADAQAPDWKAAKAFRWRRRDGRGWLQPVSQPHTIRLKDLCDIDEQKELVERNTRQFVEGRFANNVLLTGARGTGKSSLVKGVLNAYAKKGLRLIEVDKDDLVDLPDIIELVHGRPERFIVFCDDMSFEEAEPGYKALKSVLDGSIAALPDNVLIYATSNRRHLMPEYHDENLQARHVGGEIHPGEAVEEKVSLSERFGLWISFYPFSQAEYLTIVGHWLKAFGMDRKAIEAARPEALQWALQRGSRSGRVAWQFARDHAGRAGLV
- a CDS encoding Nudix family hydrolase — its product is MVKRVEVAAGVILRGDGAFLLGRRAPGTFYPGYWEFPGGKVEAGEAPADALRRELEEELGIRAIELRPWIVRRHDYEHARVSLHFFEVARWEGEVRDHVHDALAWQFAGAAEVAPMLPANGPVMKALRLPRFMGITHAGEIGVAAQLEGLERALGGGLRLVQVRESTLAVDDLREFVAAVIERARPHGALVVVNGEARVARAAAADGVHLKSAELATMTARPDFEWVGASCHSREEVEHAGRLGLDYALLGPVQATLTHPGVEGIGWQRFAELAADLPMPVFGLGGLSAADMDEARAAGAHGIATIRSAWPR
- a CDS encoding DNA gyrase inhibitor YacG; this encodes MNDRTPLTVKCPQCGTAVKWVPESRWRPFCSQRCRQLDLGAWASESYRVPVDSPPDGDDSSSRD
- the zapD gene encoding cell division protein ZapD, with amino-acid sequence MISFEYPLNERIRSLLRLEDLYAKMLHFSRSDGALEHHVALLTLFEILEVAGRAELKVDLMQELERQRQTLMGFRNNPEISEQALSGALYEIEQASSSLQAMAGKIGQYLRENDWLMAIRSRAAIPGGVCQFDLPSYHYWLKRDANARRHDLDTWMAPMLPIHEGLSIVLRLLRGSGHAEPLVSKGGCYQHTMSGRAAQMVRVVVEPGVAAVPEISANKYALNIRFLTPDTHGRARATERDLRFELTFCSL
- the coaE gene encoding dephospho-CoA kinase (Dephospho-CoA kinase (CoaE) performs the final step in coenzyme A biosynthesis.) codes for the protein MQTVSSPGPFIVGLTGGIGSGKSAAAERFAERGAEIVDTDEIAHALTAPGGAAIDAIRAAFGEALIGPDGSLDRAAMRARVFDDAPARRRLEAILHPLIRDEARRRCLAARAPYVVLAVPLLVESGHWRERCNRICVVDCPEALQVERVGARSGLPPDEVRAIIAAQASREQRLAAADDVLDNSGDLPALQRQVDALHRHYLALAAV
- a CDS encoding SPOR domain-containing protein; this translates as MPLRALLFILLLLNLLLFAGGYMGWLGTPAFRGEPERLTNQLHPERIRPGTPPTAAEVATIDMTAQARAAAVVPPSEPAATAPTDSELPTPRPAEPPAREATASGDAPAERAEPAAVAPPPPACVAYEVSGEAAATEAEKLAQTISDDVRHVRRTLQRPENWRVRIPPFDSVEAANTRALELRGQGISDLFVVRDEGPTRNSISLGLFSSAAHAQQRLSTLKKLGIDDAEIVSGTLGRFRVELRAPADVIAVIDERLGRALPDAGKRECKP
- a CDS encoding type III pantothenate kinase, which translates into the protein MTHLLIDAGNTRVKWALVRHGEWLDHGALEHHRIATLAQVTAGHAPVGVLGTNVAGAHVAEAIAAALPLAPRWLTPRERCCGVINRYDDPAQLGADRWAALIGARAACPGPLLVVGAGTATTVDVLSAEGEFLGGLILPGEALMRRSLARDTAGLPLAEGDPVDCPRNTRDAIVTGCLQAQAGAIERMFRHIGEQPGALCVLAGGAAERIAPLLALPLRRIDDLVLRGLARIAADEAAGGADDKRILG